The proteins below come from a single Natranaerofaba carboxydovora genomic window:
- a CDS encoding TetR/AcrR family transcriptional regulator: protein MSNSDAVKEKEKLILDAGCKIFSERSFHEVRMQEIADFAGVGKGTIYEYFSSKEDLLNRIFKMGVKEYQKQINFKEIKGKDIWETLENHLMAHVEYLWDNKEIGRLMINSNHPFQKRIKDWMVDIRENFIRDLEQEFEEAKIKGEIKEANPVLAAKIFRGVMIEVISPQIIIEGKRPEKDEIKETITILKEGLKK, encoded by the coding sequence GTGTCGAATAGTGACGCAGTTAAAGAAAAAGAAAAATTAATCTTGGATGCAGGATGCAAAATTTTTAGTGAAAGAAGTTTTCATGAGGTAAGAATGCAGGAAATTGCTGATTTTGCCGGTGTGGGCAAAGGTACTATTTATGAGTATTTTTCGAGTAAAGAAGATCTGTTAAACCGTATATTCAAAATGGGGGTAAAAGAGTATCAAAAGCAAATTAACTTTAAAGAGATTAAAGGGAAAGATATCTGGGAAACCCTAGAAAATCATCTTATGGCACATGTTGAATACCTTTGGGATAACAAAGAAATTGGAAGGCTTATGATTAATTCTAATCATCCATTTCAGAAAAGAATTAAAGATTGGATGGTGGATATAAGAGAAAATTTCATCAGGGATTTGGAACAAGAATTTGAGGAAGCTAAAATTAAGGGCGAGATTAAGGAAGCTAATCCAGTTCTTGCTGCGAAGATTTTTAGAGGAGTTATGATTGAAGTGATTTCACCACAGATAATAATAGAAGGCAAGAGGCCTGAGAAGGACGAAATTAAAGAGACTATTACAATATTAAAAGAAGGGTTGAAAAAATAA
- a CDS encoding YIP1 family protein has translation MFFLTAMIRVLKLDEEIFREIQERNLALRYTTINFVAIALIYSLTSIFLNPQLFEELSTIELFLVQGLIIGAGIFVVFIIHFGAALLVWAFTRALGAHKPLSLVYTNTGVALIPLWVAMPGLAAVQAGIAGAALFVFTILASAYVALTFFVATKSASGLSYLKMALVTLGLAIYLVSFLYLWMVQ, from the coding sequence ATGTTTTTTTTAACCGCCATGATAAGAGTTTTAAAATTAGACGAAGAAATATTTAGAGAAATTCAAGAAAGGAACCTGGCGTTAAGGTATACAACAATCAACTTTGTTGCTATAGCGCTTATATATAGCTTGACATCAATTTTTCTTAACCCCCAGCTTTTTGAAGAGTTGTCTACAATTGAGCTTTTCCTGGTGCAAGGACTTATTATAGGAGCAGGTATATTTGTGGTTTTCATCATCCATTTTGGTGCAGCCCTGCTGGTGTGGGCTTTTACTAGAGCTCTTGGAGCCCATAAACCATTGTCACTGGTATATACAAACACCGGTGTTGCCCTTATTCCGTTGTGGGTTGCAATGCCCGGTCTTGCTGCAGTACAGGCAGGGATTGCTGGTGCGGCTTTGTTTGTTTTTACAATTTTAGCTTCGGCTTATGTAGCTCTTACATTTTTTGTTGCAACAAAGAGCGCTTCAGGCTTATCATATCTAAAAATGGCTCTTGTAACTCTAGGACTCGCTATATACCTGGTAAGCTTTTTATATCTCTGGATGGTGCAGTGA
- a CDS encoding sodium:solute symporter family transporter produces MTGFTGVYFEATEGIEIANPDQIILILNLFYNPEWVAAFVMAGAIAGGLSTISGNLMAISAMVGSDLLEIVAPNMDDQKKVNLGYLAVAIGGIIVVLLAFRPPEFLVTSILWAFGMLATTITPGILLGVWWKKAHKLALVISSLLCGAIYIIISPHVLDAIVVGHGPTAELGMAGGLVTVPMAFALFIILSLIFDKVPSLNHLAPSDEEKRLVDYIHGWGNDYDENRYNWTGFPLIVALVCIGISIWGLMPW; encoded by the coding sequence GTGACTGGATTTACTGGAGTTTATTTCGAGGCGACTGAAGGTATCGAGATTGCTAACCCGGACCAAATAATACTTATATTAAATCTATTCTATAATCCAGAATGGGTTGCAGCATTTGTTATGGCTGGTGCTATCGCAGGTGGTCTCTCTACAATTAGTGGTAACCTGATGGCTATATCAGCTATGGTTGGAAGTGACCTTTTAGAGATAGTTGCACCAAACATGGATGACCAAAAGAAAGTTAACCTTGGTTACTTGGCTGTTGCAATAGGTGGAATTATAGTAGTTCTTCTGGCCTTTAGGCCACCGGAGTTCTTGGTTACAAGTATACTTTGGGCATTTGGAATGCTTGCTACGACAATTACACCGGGGATCTTACTTGGTGTATGGTGGAAAAAAGCACATAAACTTGCCCTTGTTATATCATCACTTCTATGTGGAGCAATTTATATAATTATTTCTCCACACGTGTTAGATGCTATAGTTGTAGGCCATGGGCCTACTGCCGAGCTAGGTATGGCAGGTGGGCTTGTAACAGTGCCGATGGCTTTTGCACTGTTCATAATCTTATCCTTAATATTTGATAAGGTTCCAAGTCTTAATCACCTTGCACCTTCAGATGAAGAGAAGAGGCTTGTAGATTATATTCACGGCTGGGGTAATGATTATGATGAAAATCGTTACAACTGGACAGGCTTTCCACTGATTGTTGCTCTTGTTTGTATAGGTATTTCAATTTGGGGTCTTATGCCCTGGTAA
- a CDS encoding sodium:solute symporter family transporter produces MGDVVGEEIVLHNMWLGVAWLGFLFIVFYGVAIASQRKTETSSDLYAAGFTIGPVVNGLAMVATWASLATFMGVSGLILGLQVPFVFLWTQWALSIPLLTLLYGTYLRRIQTFTPASFISRRYGSEATVVCLIWMILSMLMYALGQMVGLGQTFELMFGIPYVTSVIIAGFVTLGFIVLGGMYGASFNQAFQCAVMIIAMVVPMGAVMHFLGSDGWWFPNLGYGDLVPAMMEASPTFFDIEQEFMGEGNRFRWYFALIPAFSFGPIALPHLAMRVFYLKVKGTC; encoded by the coding sequence ATGGGTGATGTAGTAGGAGAAGAAATTGTATTACACAATATGTGGCTTGGAGTAGCTTGGCTTGGGTTTTTGTTTATTGTATTTTATGGTGTGGCTATAGCATCTCAGAGAAAAACTGAAACTTCTAGTGACCTTTATGCAGCAGGATTTACAATTGGACCGGTAGTTAATGGTCTTGCTATGGTTGCTACCTGGGCAAGTCTTGCAACTTTTATGGGTGTTAGTGGTTTGATTCTTGGATTACAGGTGCCCTTTGTTTTCCTTTGGACACAGTGGGCTCTTTCAATACCGCTTCTTACATTGTTATATGGAACTTATTTGAGAAGGATTCAAACATTTACACCAGCGTCATTTATTTCGCGCCGCTATGGTTCTGAGGCAACTGTTGTATGTCTTATCTGGATGATTCTATCCATGCTTATGTATGCTCTAGGACAGATGGTTGGACTGGGACAAACTTTTGAGCTAATGTTTGGTATTCCTTATGTAACATCTGTAATTATTGCTGGATTTGTAACTCTTGGTTTTATCGTCCTTGGTGGAATGTACGGGGCGTCCTTTAACCAGGCTTTTCAGTGTGCGGTTATGATTATAGCTATGGTTGTTCCAATGGGTGCAGTTATGCATTTTCTTGGATCTGATGGTTGGTGGTTCCCGAACCTTGGTTATGGGGACTTAGTGCCAGCTATGATGGAGGCATCACCTACATTTTTTGATATTGAGCAGGAGTTTATGGGAGAAGGAAATAGATTTCGATGGTACTTTGCTTTAATCCCTGCATTTTCCTTTGGACCGATTGCCCTGCCCCACCTTGCTATGAGGGTTTTTTACCTCAAGGTCAAGGGCACATGCTAG
- a CDS encoding PolC-type DNA polymerase III, translating to MSILVRDFFLRLQKGQQRKKNEASIGRVYQSEPDRTTSKMLGAKCKEIKNNVEYDLNITDTEFVVFDTETTGLKPYEGDEITSIAGVVVKNGEIQEDKVFSRLVNPMRHIPKKVEKLTGITNEMVEDKEPVGPVLCEFLEFIKCRPLVAHFASFDLTFLNLKLNWFCQEEIHNPVLDTFQLGQVLYPHLPSHSLDYLLEYLKIKVKGRHSAEGDAYMTAQVLINYINKLQKHNINTLQEVRDLIQNKDSEYYKEKFLNKYERIEEFKEFPYC from the coding sequence TTGTCTATTTTAGTTAGAGACTTTTTCTTAAGGTTACAAAAAGGTCAGCAAAGGAAAAAAAATGAGGCGAGTATAGGCAGAGTATATCAATCTGAACCGGATAGAACTACCTCTAAAATGCTTGGAGCAAAGTGTAAAGAAATAAAAAATAACGTGGAATATGATCTAAACATAACAGATACAGAGTTTGTGGTATTTGATACTGAAACTACTGGTTTAAAGCCGTATGAAGGTGATGAAATCACCTCAATTGCCGGTGTGGTAGTGAAAAATGGTGAGATTCAAGAGGATAAAGTTTTTAGTAGGCTCGTAAACCCCATGAGGCACATACCCAAAAAAGTGGAAAAATTAACAGGGATAACCAATGAAATGGTGGAAGATAAAGAACCTGTAGGCCCTGTACTGTGTGAGTTTTTAGAATTTATTAAATGTAGGCCTTTGGTAGCTCATTTTGCAAGCTTTGATCTGACTTTTCTGAATTTAAAATTAAATTGGTTCTGCCAGGAGGAAATTCATAACCCGGTATTAGATACTTTTCAATTAGGTCAGGTGCTTTATCCTCACTTGCCAAGTCACAGCCTAGATTATCTTCTCGAGTATCTGAAGATAAAAGTAAAAGGTAGACACAGCGCAGAAGGAGATGCATACATGACAGCTCAAGTCCTGATCAACTATATTAATAAGTTACAAAAGCACAATATAAATACCTTGCAAGAAGTAAGGGATTTGATACAGAATAAAGATTCAGAATATTACAAAGAAAAGTTCTTAAACAAATATGAAAGAATTGAGGAGTTTAAAGAATTTCCCTATTGCTAG
- a CDS encoding DUF294 nucleotidyltransferase-like domain-containing protein: MAFLKQETPKDYFGVLKDVSPFSFLDENTLNTALDKLHIRSYHEGSYVFRQGDQSKGLLFIVLSGKVEILVKGENGEEIKQGERTPYNFFGETAFFTDGRYAGSSKVIEEMNCLVIDEDTFEELADENPQFSQYFQKELGERIKNLYEKFLIEGSGGKDLSVDEASLRTSVKQNMISPVIVCKKDDTAKRVAEIMREHDVSSVVVVDDNEIPQGIITEQDLTHRIVANDISPQNVKAKDISSEHLITLDPEEYMYNALILMVKHKIKHIVVTEKEKLAGILTIRDLVKSRKAGALNIAASLENAKTIDDLLVARDEIDSLIDELIKERASAKMVCEVITEFYDQLTSKVIQISEKEMEAEGHGPPPVNYSFINMGSSGRKEQFMRTDQDNGIVFEDVYKLDEKEVQEYFLILGDKIVEGLVKLGFKRCPGDVMANNPKWCRSFKSWRNVVKKWATNPDGENVRLMTIFLDFRHIYGKKRYCDLLKNFVIRTFRESSVALQFLVRDDLRRKPPIGFFKQIKAQKDKKYGEWVNLKKSACVHIVDCLRVFSLREGIVSTNTYERLDMLKERNVLSKDDADFIHASYEALMMFRIKDSVDKVKQGLEPDNMVALNKLTKWEKTILRESLLAVERLQNLTGFAFYIYG, from the coding sequence TTGGCTTTTTTAAAACAAGAAACACCAAAAGATTACTTTGGAGTTCTTAAAGATGTATCTCCGTTTAGCTTTCTTGACGAAAATACTTTAAATACTGCCCTAGATAAGCTTCATATTAGAAGCTATCATGAAGGTAGTTATGTGTTTAGACAGGGTGATCAGAGTAAGGGATTATTATTTATAGTCCTATCAGGTAAAGTAGAGATACTTGTCAAAGGGGAAAATGGTGAAGAGATAAAGCAGGGGGAAAGGACACCATATAACTTCTTTGGTGAGACAGCTTTTTTCACCGATGGGCGCTATGCAGGTTCATCTAAGGTAATTGAGGAAATGAACTGTTTAGTAATAGATGAAGATACTTTTGAAGAACTTGCAGATGAAAACCCCCAGTTTTCACAATATTTTCAAAAAGAACTTGGAGAAAGAATAAAGAATCTGTACGAAAAGTTTTTGATTGAAGGAAGCGGAGGAAAGGATTTATCTGTAGATGAAGCTTCTCTTCGGACTTCAGTAAAGCAAAATATGATATCACCGGTAATAGTATGTAAAAAAGATGACACTGCAAAACGGGTTGCTGAAATTATGAGAGAACATGACGTTAGCTCTGTAGTAGTTGTAGATGACAATGAGATACCTCAGGGAATAATAACAGAGCAGGACTTAACACATAGAATTGTCGCAAATGACATTTCGCCCCAAAATGTTAAAGCTAAAGATATATCTAGTGAGCATCTTATAACTTTAGATCCAGAAGAATATATGTACAATGCTCTTATATTAATGGTTAAGCATAAAATAAAGCATATAGTAGTAACTGAAAAAGAAAAGCTAGCTGGAATTTTGACAATTAGAGACCTGGTCAAATCAAGAAAGGCTGGGGCGTTAAATATTGCTGCTAGTTTAGAAAATGCTAAGACAATTGATGACCTATTAGTGGCAAGAGATGAGATAGATAGTCTAATAGATGAGCTTATTAAAGAAAGAGCTAGTGCTAAGATGGTTTGTGAAGTTATAACAGAATTTTATGATCAACTTACAAGTAAGGTTATTCAGATATCAGAGAAGGAAATGGAAGCAGAAGGTCATGGCCCGCCGCCTGTTAATTATAGCTTTATAAATATGGGAAGTAGTGGGCGAAAAGAGCAGTTTATGAGGACTGATCAAGATAATGGAATAGTTTTTGAAGATGTATACAAACTGGACGAAAAAGAAGTTCAGGAATACTTCTTAATCCTTGGAGATAAAATTGTTGAAGGGTTAGTAAAATTAGGTTTTAAAAGATGTCCTGGAGATGTAATGGCTAATAATCCAAAATGGTGTCGTTCCTTTAAGAGCTGGAGAAATGTAGTCAAAAAGTGGGCTACTAACCCCGATGGGGAAAATGTTAGACTTATGACCATATTTTTGGATTTCAGGCATATATATGGCAAGAAACGTTACTGTGATCTATTAAAGAACTTTGTTATAAGAACTTTTAGGGAGAGTAGTGTGGCCCTACAGTTTTTAGTAAGAGATGATTTGAGAAGGAAGCCTCCAATTGGGTTTTTCAAGCAGATAAAAGCTCAAAAAGATAAGAAATATGGTGAGTGGGTAAATCTTAAAAAGTCAGCCTGCGTTCATATTGTTGATTGTTTGCGGGTGTTTTCTCTTAGAGAAGGTATAGTTTCTACAAACACTTATGAGAGGCTTGATATGCTTAAAGAAAGAAATGTCCTTTCTAAGGATGATGCTGATTTTATTCATGCTTCTTATGAAGCGCTGATGATGTTTAGAATTAAAGATAGTGTAGATAAAGTAAAACAGGGACTTGAGCCGGATAACATGGTAGCGTTAAATAAGCTTACAAAATGGGAAAAAACCATATTAAGAGAATCCCTTTTAGCTGTTGAGAGACTGCAAAATCTCACAGGATTTGCTTTTTATATCTATGGCTAA
- a CDS encoding diacylglycerol/lipid kinase family protein, whose protein sequence is MNTNIASTIITKNKIGIIINPYAGNNKARRAWPKIESQLIKFNISFEKYFTDSSIHASHLAKQVISKDISTIVLVGGDGTLNSLINGLSIEELNRINIGIIPQGTGNDFCRSLNISSKIEDLLNLMQKDQTRLVDLGRVNNNLFANISGFGFDAQVADDINKNNKILVGRTAYLYSILKLLIKYKNIPLHIIIDNQTHISENVFLTAVGNTGYYGGGINIIPSAKPDDGYFHLCTVGDIKKRQVLKSLPGVFSGKHLTHPQVNEYKAKEIIIHLADKNNIGPECPNVPVHADGEILTYLPAKFNIIPSKLKIFAP, encoded by the coding sequence ATGAATACTAATATTGCGAGCACTATTATAACAAAAAACAAAATCGGCATAATAATTAATCCTTATGCGGGAAACAACAAAGCTAGAAGAGCATGGCCAAAAATAGAAAGCCAATTAATTAAATTTAATATTTCTTTTGAAAAATATTTTACCGACTCTTCTATACATGCCTCTCATCTTGCTAAACAAGTTATCTCTAAAGATATCTCTACAATTGTATTAGTAGGTGGTGATGGCACCTTAAACAGTTTGATTAATGGTTTATCCATAGAAGAATTAAATCGTATAAATATAGGTATTATTCCCCAGGGAACAGGAAACGACTTTTGTAGATCACTTAACATATCATCAAAAATTGAAGACTTATTAAATCTCATGCAAAAAGATCAAACCAGATTGGTTGATTTGGGTAGGGTGAATAACAATTTATTTGCCAACATCTCAGGCTTCGGTTTTGATGCCCAGGTGGCAGATGATATAAATAAAAACAATAAAATTTTGGTAGGCAGAACAGCTTATCTATATTCAATTCTTAAATTATTAATTAAATACAAAAATATACCCCTACATATCATTATAGATAACCAAACACATATTTCAGAAAATGTTTTTTTAACTGCTGTAGGTAATACGGGATATTACGGCGGAGGGATTAACATAATACCCTCTGCTAAACCAGATGATGGTTATTTTCACCTATGTACCGTAGGAGATATCAAGAAAAGACAAGTTCTAAAATCCCTGCCAGGAGTCTTTTCAGGGAAACACTTAACACATCCCCAGGTAAATGAGTACAAAGCAAAAGAAATTATCATTCATCTTGCTGATAAAAATAACATAGGTCCGGAATGTCCAAATGTGCCTGTTCACGCCGATGGTGAAATTCTAACTTATTTGCCAGCCAAGTTCAACATTATACCATCAAAGTTAAAAATTTTTGCGCCATAA
- a CDS encoding MFS transporter: MRFVDKRESYRWLIWFVMALAFLVGFFHRYSVAVVSEDLSGELSLTGAMLSNLVSMYFYAYAAMQIPVGIFADSIGPRKVATFGILFAGIGSALFGIVDSYFLASLSRLLVGLGVSTVLVSLFKIQSVWFKQEEFATVTGLTSLVGNVGGLLATTPFALLVIGIGWRSSFILIGIFSLVLAIFMWKIIRDNPADMGFKPVVSDETESENENNDNQRKISVFTGIKRVFLNPYTWPNFIIIFGILGIIMSYSGNWGVPYLSHSYGMDRDVAANQVLFFTLGVIVGSPIMGRLADYLGKRKLLIQIGALIFTVSWGVILFLAGGKPPALLIPFLNFLMGFWGVFAMLCFTNVKEVNDVNFSGISTSVINVAPFLGTSLMNNLIGWRLDSLWTGELLNGVRVYELFAYVDSFRVYLFFSVLALIASFFIKEKKR; this comes from the coding sequence GTGAGATTTGTAGATAAAAGGGAAAGTTATAGGTGGCTGATATGGTTTGTTATGGCCCTTGCTTTTTTAGTAGGTTTTTTTCACCGTTATTCAGTGGCTGTTGTGTCTGAAGATTTATCTGGAGAACTCAGCCTTACAGGGGCTATGCTTAGTAATCTTGTTTCTATGTACTTCTATGCTTATGCTGCCATGCAGATTCCTGTCGGGATATTTGCCGATTCTATAGGTCCAAGAAAAGTTGCTACATTTGGTATATTGTTTGCCGGTATTGGTTCGGCTTTGTTTGGTATTGTGGATAGTTATTTTCTGGCATCTTTATCAAGGCTTTTGGTTGGCCTTGGAGTTTCGACGGTTCTTGTTAGCCTTTTTAAGATTCAGTCAGTATGGTTTAAACAGGAGGAATTTGCGACTGTTACAGGGCTTACTTCCCTGGTTGGAAATGTAGGAGGTCTTCTTGCTACTACTCCCTTTGCCCTTTTGGTTATTGGAATAGGATGGAGAAGCTCTTTTATTTTGATTGGCATTTTTTCTTTAGTGCTAGCTATTTTCATGTGGAAAATCATTAGAGATAATCCTGCTGATATGGGTTTTAAGCCTGTTGTTTCGGATGAAACTGAATCGGAGAATGAGAATAATGATAATCAACGTAAAATTTCTGTCTTTACAGGAATAAAAAGAGTGTTTTTAAACCCCTATACATGGCCGAATTTTATTATAATATTTGGGATACTTGGTATCATAATGAGCTATTCTGGTAACTGGGGAGTGCCGTATTTAAGTCATAGCTATGGTATGGATAGAGATGTGGCAGCTAACCAGGTGTTATTTTTTACCCTTGGGGTTATAGTTGGGTCTCCGATTATGGGTAGGCTCGCTGATTATCTTGGAAAAAGAAAGCTGTTAATTCAGATAGGTGCTTTAATTTTTACAGTCAGCTGGGGAGTTATATTATTTCTAGCTGGAGGGAAACCTCCTGCCTTATTAATTCCATTTTTAAACTTTTTAATGGGGTTTTGGGGGGTTTTTGCTATGCTTTGTTTTACTAATGTAAAAGAAGTGAATGATGTTAATTTTTCTGGTATATCCACAAGCGTTATAAATGTAGCCCCTTTTCTTGGAACATCTTTGATGAATAACCTAATAGGGTGGCGACTTGATAGTTTATGGACGGGAGAATTGTTAAATGGAGTGCGGGTTTATGAATTATTTGCCTATGTTGATAGTTTTAGAGTTTATTTATTTTTTTCGGTCCTTGCTCTTATAGCTAGTTTCTTTATAAAGGAGAAAAAAAGATAA
- a CDS encoding glycine betaine ABC transporter substrate-binding protein gives MFLIGSVFTATGCEPEEAAGEEVDLVYVEWACAVATSHLLAEVIESELGYDVNLTSAEAGMAYSDIAAGGMDVFPAAWLPVTHQSYHEEYEGEFDDLGPLYEGARIGLTVPEYVDIDSIEEMDEIAEDLDHDIIGIEPGAGVMDATESAIETYDSLEDFNLVESSDAGMTAELETAIGNEEPIVVTGWTPHWKFAEWDLKFLEDPELVYGEEETINALTRLGFDEDAPEVYELLENFHITDDQLGEIMGMIEDTGDESGSAAEWAEENQDVVEDWLP, from the coding sequence GTGTTCTTAATAGGTTCAGTTTTTACAGCTACTGGCTGTGAACCTGAAGAAGCAGCAGGAGAAGAGGTTGATTTGGTTTACGTTGAATGGGCTTGTGCAGTAGCTACTTCACATCTACTAGCTGAAGTTATCGAGTCAGAATTAGGTTATGATGTTAACCTTACTTCTGCAGAGGCGGGCATGGCATACTCTGACATAGCTGCTGGCGGCATGGACGTATTCCCAGCTGCATGGCTACCAGTAACTCATCAGAGCTACCACGAAGAATACGAAGGTGAGTTTGACGACTTAGGTCCATTATATGAAGGAGCTAGAATTGGACTAACTGTGCCAGAGTATGTAGACATTGACAGCATTGAAGAAATGGACGAGATCGCTGAGGACCTTGACCATGACATAATTGGTATTGAGCCAGGCGCAGGTGTTATGGATGCAACTGAATCAGCTATCGAAACTTACGACAGTCTTGAAGACTTCAACTTAGTTGAGAGTAGTGACGCTGGTATGACAGCTGAGCTAGAGACTGCAATCGGAAATGAAGAGCCAATTGTTGTAACTGGCTGGACACCTCACTGGAAATTTGCAGAGTGGGATCTTAAATTCTTAGAAGATCCAGAGCTAGTATATGGTGAAGAAGAAACCATTAACGCACTTACTAGACTTGGATTTGACGAAGATGCTCCAGAAGTGTATGAGCTATTAGAAAACTTCCATATTACTGACGATCAACTAGGTGAGATCATGGGTATGATCGAAGACACCGGCGACGAAAGTGGTAGTGCTGCTGAATGGGCAGAAGAAAACCAGGATGTAGTAGAAGATTGGCTGCCGTAA
- a CDS encoding DUF1847 domain-containing protein — protein sequence MECGKCGSHGCFKGNTDKLPKDCPSKEESTKEKLNDYITCEENENIALNAARTESEGYKRWTRLEEIIQFSKKAGYNKLGLAFCVGLNQEAKKTVRILEDHGFEVISLICKMGAVPKEDIGLEDKEKVNPGNFEPICNPIAQAEIFNEKETDFNVILGLCVGHDSLLIKHSKAPVTTFAVKDRALGHNPLAAIYCDFYMKSRFQ from the coding sequence ATGGAATGTGGTAAATGTGGTTCCCACGGATGTTTTAAAGGCAATACTGACAAACTACCTAAAGACTGCCCTTCAAAAGAAGAATCAACTAAAGAAAAGCTTAATGACTACATCACCTGCGAAGAAAATGAAAATATAGCATTAAATGCTGCCAGAACAGAAAGCGAAGGTTATAAAAGATGGACAAGGCTTGAAGAAATTATCCAGTTTTCCAAAAAAGCAGGTTACAATAAATTAGGCCTTGCATTCTGTGTTGGGCTAAACCAGGAAGCCAAAAAAACAGTAAGAATATTAGAAGATCATGGATTTGAAGTAATTTCACTTATATGCAAAATGGGAGCGGTCCCTAAAGAAGACATAGGCTTAGAAGACAAGGAAAAAGTAAATCCTGGTAATTTTGAACCTATATGTAATCCAATTGCTCAGGCCGAGATTTTCAATGAAAAGGAAACAGACTTTAATGTCATCCTTGGGCTTTGCGTAGGACATGACTCATTACTTATCAAACATTCAAAAGCCCCTGTAACTACTTTTGCAGTAAAAGACAGAGCCCTTGGACATAATCCCCTTGCAGCAATATACTGCGACTTTTACATGAAATCCCGCTTTCAGTAG